One region of Trinickia violacea genomic DNA includes:
- a CDS encoding TraB/GumN family protein produces the protein MPEARAARRIARRLHEGGTSAAFARRWSALLLVSAALALIPRGSDVLLGIAQAVAAPANTAMPPAHLPVPSSAPASSQPRASLPGFHTAPPSFPSTSGGTTASGPVQVQPAHMPFYVATKGQTTIYLLGTLHVGDPSDYPAAQPFRRPILAALAASPTLALELSPDDLIESQDDVTKYGVCSRECLPRLLPDALWRKLENRLRGNPAALDEIKKTRPWLAALLVETYDSLAAGLQTEYGSEAQLQNVYLKTKGKVVGLETLGEQMRAFTGLTLAEQREMLAQDLQQTPAENVADVMELHRLWRIGDADAIAAWASAKSDKLARSEPVSNAIDNKIVYERNRRFVARMLLIAGPNKPIFVAIGALHLGGPKGVLALLRQHGFVVEAS, from the coding sequence ATGCCTGAAGCGCGGGCGGCGCGTCGCATTGCGCGCCGCTTGCACGAAGGCGGCACGAGCGCCGCCTTCGCGCGGCGCTGGTCAGCGCTCCTCCTGGTGAGCGCTGCGCTTGCGCTCATCCCGCGGGGTTCCGACGTACTGCTAGGTATAGCGCAGGCCGTCGCCGCGCCCGCCAACACGGCGATGCCGCCGGCGCATTTGCCGGTGCCCTCTTCAGCGCCGGCGAGCAGCCAGCCTCGGGCGTCGCTGCCTGGGTTTCACACGGCGCCGCCGAGTTTTCCGAGTACTAGCGGTGGTACCACCGCAAGCGGGCCGGTGCAGGTGCAGCCGGCACATATGCCGTTTTACGTCGCCACCAAAGGGCAGACGACGATCTACCTGCTCGGGACGCTGCATGTTGGCGACCCGTCCGACTATCCGGCTGCTCAGCCTTTTCGGCGGCCGATCTTGGCGGCTTTGGCTGCCTCTCCGACGCTCGCGCTGGAACTCTCTCCCGATGACCTGATCGAGTCACAGGACGATGTGACGAAGTACGGCGTCTGCTCGCGCGAGTGTCTGCCGCGTTTGCTGCCCGACGCGTTGTGGCGCAAGCTCGAGAATCGGCTGCGCGGTAATCCGGCTGCGTTGGATGAGATCAAGAAGACACGGCCTTGGCTCGCTGCGCTGTTGGTCGAGACGTATGACTCGCTCGCGGCTGGGCTGCAGACCGAATATGGGTCGGAAGCGCAGTTGCAGAACGTTTATCTGAAGACGAAGGGCAAGGTGGTGGGGCTTGAAACGCTCGGCGAGCAGATGCGCGCGTTCACGGGGCTGACGCTTGCCGAGCAGCGCGAGATGCTTGCGCAGGATTTGCAGCAGACACCGGCCGAGAACGTTGCCGATGTGATGGAGCTGCATCGGCTCTGGCGTATTGGCGATGCCGACGCGATTGCGGCGTGGGCATCGGCTAAGTCCGATAAGCTCGCTCGCTCGGAGCCGGTGTCGAACGCGATCGACAACAAGATCGTTTATGAGCGGAACCGGCGGTTTGTGGCGCGGATGCTTTTGATCGCGGGGCCGAATAAGCCGATCTTTGTGGCGATCGGGGCGTTGCACTTGGGTGGACCGAAGGGGGTGCTGGCATTGTTGCGCCAGCATGGCTTTGTGGTGGAAGCCAGCTAA
- a CDS encoding peptide ABC transporter ATP-binding protein: MNAVPQTPHAQQGEEPVLVADQLAKHYQVKRGMFGHGTVKALNGVSFSLTRGKTLAVVGESGCGKSTLARQLTMIEPPTSGRLVVQGYDVAGASKERIAALRRNVQMVFQNPFASLNPRKTVEQTLGEPLAINTALSATERAERIAQIMRTVGLRPEHAKRYPHMFSGGQRQRVAIARAMILDPQIVVADEPVSALDVSIQAQILNLFMDLQDQFKTSYVFISHNLSVVEHVADDVMVMYFGSVAELGDKKTIFARPRHPYTRSLMSATPAIFESDRRIQIKLQGELPSPLNPPSGCTFHQRCPYAVERCRSEVPQLREVDGRQVACHRAEEVGEADA, translated from the coding sequence ATGAATGCAGTACCCCAAACGCCTCACGCGCAGCAGGGTGAGGAGCCGGTGCTCGTCGCCGATCAATTGGCGAAGCACTACCAGGTCAAGCGCGGGATGTTCGGCCACGGCACCGTCAAGGCGTTGAACGGCGTGTCGTTCTCGCTGACGCGCGGCAAGACGCTCGCGGTGGTCGGCGAGTCCGGCTGCGGCAAGTCGACGCTCGCCCGCCAGCTCACGATGATCGAACCGCCCACGTCGGGGCGGCTGGTGGTCCAGGGCTATGACGTCGCGGGCGCCAGCAAGGAGAGGATTGCAGCGTTGCGCCGGAACGTGCAGATGGTGTTCCAGAATCCGTTCGCGTCGCTCAATCCGCGCAAGACCGTCGAGCAGACACTCGGCGAGCCGCTCGCGATCAACACCGCGCTTTCCGCCACCGAACGCGCCGAGCGCATCGCGCAGATCATGCGCACCGTCGGTCTCAGGCCCGAGCACGCCAAGCGCTATCCGCACATGTTCTCGGGCGGCCAGCGCCAGCGCGTGGCGATTGCGCGCGCGATGATCCTCGATCCGCAGATCGTCGTCGCCGACGAGCCGGTGTCCGCGCTCGACGTGTCGATCCAGGCGCAGATCCTGAACCTGTTCATGGACCTGCAGGACCAGTTCAAGACGAGCTACGTGTTCATCTCGCACAATTTGTCGGTGGTGGAGCACGTCGCCGACGACGTGATGGTGATGTACTTCGGCAGCGTCGCCGAGCTGGGCGACAAGAAGACGATCTTCGCGCGGCCGCGGCATCCGTACACGCGGTCGCTGATGTCGGCGACGCCGGCCATCTTCGAATCGGACCGGCGCATTCAGATCAAGCTGCAAGGCGAGCTGCCTTCGCCGCTCAATCCGCCGTCGGGCTGCACGTTCCATCAGCGTTGCCCGTATGCGGTCGAGCGGTGCCGCAGCGAGGTGCCGCAACTGCGCGAAGTGGATGGACGGCAGGTGGCGTGCCACCGTGCCGAAGAGGTAGGGGAGGCGGATGCCTGA
- a CDS encoding ABC transporter ATP-binding protein, producing MSNNLLTVRNLRVNFSGLPAVDGVDINIAPGEVIGIVGESGSGKSVTMMALMGLIDAPGIVTADEITFNGRDLLKATAKERRKIVGKDIAMVFQDALTSLNPSYTVGYQIKEVLKLHEGLRGDALHKRALELLDQVGIPDAKNRITSFPHQMSGGMNQRVMIAMAVACNPKLLIADEPTTALDVTIQAQIMDLLVKLQKERGMALVLISHDLAVVSEVAQRVAVMYAGEVIETNRVPDIFAAPHHPYTEALLAAIPEHNIGAVRLAALPGMVPGRDDRPKGCMFAPRCKYVVDDCMKARPALAMLDAPDERMRTRCIKPLNLDSIHSKTTPHGGA from the coding sequence ATGAGCAACAACCTGTTAACCGTCCGCAACCTGCGGGTGAATTTCAGCGGCCTGCCCGCCGTCGACGGCGTCGACATCAACATCGCCCCGGGCGAGGTGATCGGCATCGTCGGCGAGTCGGGCTCGGGCAAGAGCGTGACGATGATGGCCTTGATGGGCTTGATCGACGCGCCCGGCATCGTGACTGCCGACGAAATCACGTTCAACGGCCGCGACCTCCTGAAAGCGACGGCGAAAGAACGCCGCAAGATCGTGGGCAAGGACATCGCGATGGTGTTCCAGGATGCGTTGACGAGCCTGAACCCGAGCTACACCGTCGGCTATCAGATCAAGGAAGTGCTGAAGCTGCACGAAGGGCTGCGCGGCGACGCTTTGCACAAGCGCGCGCTCGAGCTGCTCGATCAGGTGGGCATTCCCGATGCGAAGAACCGCATCACTTCGTTTCCGCACCAGATGTCGGGCGGGATGAACCAGCGCGTGATGATCGCGATGGCCGTCGCGTGCAACCCGAAGCTCTTGATCGCCGACGAGCCGACTACCGCGCTCGACGTCACCATCCAGGCGCAGATCATGGACCTGCTCGTGAAGCTACAGAAGGAGCGTGGCATGGCGCTCGTGCTGATTTCGCACGATCTGGCGGTGGTGTCGGAAGTCGCGCAGCGCGTCGCGGTGATGTACGCGGGCGAGGTGATCGAGACGAACCGCGTGCCGGACATCTTCGCGGCACCTCACCATCCCTATACCGAGGCCCTGCTCGCCGCGATTCCCGAGCACAATATCGGCGCGGTGCGGCTCGCCGCGTTGCCGGGCATGGTGCCGGGCCGCGACGACCGCCCGAAGGGCTGCATGTTCGCGCCGCGCTGCAAGTACGTGGTGGACGATTGCATGAAGGCGCGGCCGGCGCTTGCTATGCTTGACGCGCCCGATGAACGGATGCGCACGCGCTGCATCAAGCCGCTCAACCTCGATTCGATCCACTCGAAGACCACCCCGCACGGAGGCGCCTGA
- a CDS encoding ABC transporter permease subunit: MADIQNTVPQAVTPPSGRVLALREFWANFSRNRGAVTAGAIVLVLIFVAIFAPLIAPHSPIEQYRDNVKIPPAWLDGGNWKFILGTDEAGRDILSRLMYGARMSFWIGFVSVVLALIPGIVLGLVAAFFDKWADTPIMRLMDVLLALPSLLLAVAVVAIIGPGLTNTMFAIAIVALPGYVRLTRASALGELQKEYVTASRVAGAGTPRLMFSQVLPNCTAPLIVQATLGFSSAILDAAALGFLGLGVQPPAAEWGAMLASARDYIDNAWWIVTMPGLSILISVLAINLLGDGLRDALDPKLKRMA, encoded by the coding sequence ATGGCTGACATTCAAAACACAGTCCCCCAAGCGGTCACGCCGCCCAGCGGCCGCGTGCTCGCCCTGCGCGAGTTCTGGGCCAACTTCTCACGCAACCGCGGCGCCGTCACGGCGGGCGCGATCGTGCTCGTGCTGATCTTCGTCGCGATCTTCGCGCCGCTGATCGCGCCGCACAGCCCGATCGAACAGTACCGCGACAACGTGAAGATCCCGCCCGCGTGGCTCGACGGAGGCAACTGGAAGTTCATCCTCGGCACCGACGAAGCGGGCCGCGATATCTTGTCCCGCCTGATGTACGGCGCGCGGATGTCGTTCTGGATCGGCTTCGTCTCCGTCGTGCTCGCGCTGATTCCGGGCATCGTGCTCGGCCTCGTCGCCGCCTTCTTCGACAAGTGGGCCGATACGCCGATCATGCGTCTCATGGACGTGCTGCTCGCGCTGCCGTCGCTGCTGCTCGCGGTGGCGGTGGTCGCAATCATCGGCCCGGGTCTCACGAACACGATGTTCGCGATCGCGATCGTCGCGCTGCCGGGCTACGTGCGTTTGACGCGCGCGTCGGCGCTCGGCGAGTTGCAGAAGGAGTACGTGACCGCCTCGCGCGTGGCCGGCGCCGGCACGCCGCGCCTGATGTTCTCGCAGGTGCTGCCGAACTGCACCGCGCCGTTGATCGTGCAGGCGACGCTCGGCTTTTCGTCGGCGATTCTCGATGCGGCGGCGCTCGGCTTCCTCGGCCTCGGCGTGCAGCCGCCGGCCGCGGAGTGGGGCGCGATGCTCGCTTCGGCGCGCGATTACATCGACAACGCGTGGTGGATCGTGACGATGCCCGGCCTCTCCATCCTGATCTCGGTGCTCGCGATCAACCTGCTCGGCGACGGGCTGCGCGACGCGCTCGACCCCAAACTGAAACGGATGGCCTGA
- a CDS encoding ABC transporter permease subunit, translating into MFRFVLRRIGMVIPTFIGITILAFALIHLIPGDPIELMMGERGVDPAMHAAALHQLGLDEPLPMQYLHYVGRALHGNLGMSLITNTSVMGEFLARFPATVELSFCAMIFALAVGLPAGVLAALKRGTIVDHGVMGTALTGYSMPIFWWGLILIMFFSADLGWTPVSGRIAVEFDIPHVTGFMLIDALLAPDEGSFKSAVSHLILPAIVLGTIPLAVVARMTRSSMLEVLREDYIRTARAKGLSPVRVVVVHALRNALIPVVTVIGLQVGTLLAGAVLTETLFSWPGVGKWLIDAISRRDYPVVQGGILMIATLVIVVNLVVDLLYGVLNPRIRHTR; encoded by the coding sequence ATGTTCCGATTCGTTTTACGCCGCATCGGCATGGTGATACCGACATTCATCGGCATTACCATCCTCGCTTTCGCACTCATCCACCTGATACCGGGCGACCCCATCGAATTGATGATGGGCGAGCGCGGCGTCGATCCGGCCATGCACGCCGCCGCGCTCCACCAGCTCGGGCTCGACGAACCGCTGCCGATGCAGTATCTCCACTATGTCGGCCGCGCGCTGCACGGCAACCTCGGCATGTCGCTGATCACCAATACGAGCGTGATGGGCGAATTCCTCGCGCGCTTTCCGGCGACCGTCGAGCTGTCGTTCTGCGCGATGATCTTCGCGCTCGCCGTCGGCCTGCCGGCTGGCGTGTTAGCGGCGCTCAAGCGCGGCACGATCGTCGATCACGGCGTGATGGGCACCGCGCTCACCGGCTACTCGATGCCGATCTTCTGGTGGGGGTTGATCCTCATCATGTTCTTCTCGGCCGATCTCGGCTGGACGCCGGTGTCCGGCCGCATCGCGGTCGAATTCGACATTCCGCACGTCACCGGCTTCATGCTGATCGACGCGCTGCTCGCGCCCGATGAAGGCTCGTTCAAGTCGGCGGTGAGCCACCTGATCCTGCCGGCGATCGTGCTCGGCACGATTCCGCTCGCGGTCGTCGCGCGGATGACGCGTTCGTCGATGCTCGAAGTGCTGCGCGAAGACTACATCCGGACGGCTCGCGCGAAGGGTTTGTCGCCCGTGCGCGTGGTCGTCGTGCATGCGCTGCGCAATGCGCTGATTCCGGTCGTGACCGTGATCGGCCTGCAGGTCGGCACGCTGCTCGCGGGCGCGGTGCTGACCGAGACGTTGTTCTCGTGGCCGGGCGTCGGCAAGTGGCTGATCGATGCGATCAGCCGACGCGACTATCCGGTCGTGCAAGGAGGGATTCTGATGATCGCGACGCTCGTGATCGTCGTGAATCTCGTCGTCGATTTGTTGTACGGCGTGTTGAATCCGCGCATTCGCCATACGAGGTAA
- a CDS encoding ABC transporter substrate-binding protein, with protein MKQTRLLRAMRTTMLAGVAAAASLSAATISHAAIPNKTLVYCSEGSPAGFDPGQYTTGTDFTANTFTVYNRLVEFERGGTKVEPGLAESWDVAPDGLSVTFHLRHGVKFQTTAYFKPTREFNADDVVFTFQRMLDPNQPFRKAYPVQFPYFTDMGLDKLITKVEKVDPYTVKFTLKEVNAPFIQNMAMEYASILSAEYADQLLKAGKAADINQYPVGTGPFVFKSYTKDATIRFDGNPDYWKPDTVKISKLIFAITPDPGVRVQKLKRDECQVMAYPRPADISTLKADPNLDMPSQPGFNLGYLSYNVTHKPLDNAQVRQALDMAINKKAIIDSVYQGAGQAAQAPMPPTQWSYDKNLKLASYDPTKAKDLLTKAGFPNGMDITLWAMPVQRPYNPNARLMSEMIQADWAKIGVRAKIVTYEWGEYIKRAHAGEDDTMLIGWTGDNGDPDNWLGTLLGCDAVNGSNFGKWCYKPFDDLVKKGRETPDQAQRTQIYQQAQQIWAQQLPFSPIAHSTVYQPVSKKVIDMKIEPLGYLRFDGVGVK; from the coding sequence ATGAAGCAAACCCGACTGTTGCGCGCCATGCGTACGACCATGCTCGCAGGCGTCGCCGCAGCGGCATCGCTGAGCGCTGCGACGATCTCGCACGCCGCGATCCCGAACAAGACCCTGGTTTACTGCTCAGAAGGCAGTCCCGCAGGCTTCGATCCAGGCCAATACACGACCGGCACCGATTTCACCGCCAATACGTTTACGGTCTACAACCGCCTCGTCGAGTTCGAGCGCGGCGGCACCAAGGTCGAGCCGGGTCTCGCCGAGTCGTGGGATGTCGCGCCCGACGGGCTGAGCGTCACGTTCCACCTGCGCCACGGCGTCAAGTTCCAGACGACGGCCTACTTCAAGCCGACCCGCGAATTCAACGCGGACGACGTCGTGTTTACGTTCCAGCGCATGCTGGACCCGAACCAGCCGTTCCGCAAAGCCTACCCGGTGCAGTTCCCGTACTTCACCGACATGGGCCTCGACAAGCTGATTACGAAGGTCGAGAAAGTCGATCCCTACACCGTCAAGTTCACGCTGAAAGAAGTGAACGCGCCGTTCATCCAGAACATGGCGATGGAGTACGCGTCGATCCTGTCGGCTGAATACGCAGACCAGTTGCTCAAGGCCGGCAAGGCCGCGGACATCAACCAGTATCCGGTCGGCACCGGCCCGTTCGTTTTCAAGAGCTACACGAAGGACGCGACGATCCGCTTCGATGGCAATCCTGACTATTGGAAGCCGGATACCGTGAAGATCTCGAAGCTGATCTTCGCGATCACGCCCGACCCGGGCGTGCGCGTGCAGAAGCTGAAGCGCGACGAATGCCAGGTGATGGCCTATCCGCGCCCCGCCGATATCTCGACGCTGAAGGCCGATCCGAACCTCGACATGCCGTCGCAGCCGGGCTTCAACCTCGGCTACCTGTCGTACAACGTGACGCACAAGCCGCTCGACAACGCCCAGGTGCGCCAGGCGCTCGACATGGCGATCAACAAGAAGGCGATCATCGATTCCGTGTACCAAGGCGCGGGTCAGGCCGCCCAGGCACCGATGCCGCCGACGCAATGGTCATACGACAAGAACCTGAAGCTGGCGTCGTACGATCCGACGAAGGCGAAGGATCTGCTGACGAAGGCCGGCTTCCCGAATGGCATGGACATCACGCTGTGGGCGATGCCGGTGCAGCGTCCGTACAACCCGAACGCGCGCCTGATGTCGGAAATGATTCAGGCCGACTGGGCGAAGATCGGCGTGCGCGCGAAGATCGTCACGTATGAGTGGGGCGAGTACATCAAGCGCGCCCACGCCGGCGAGGACGACACGATGCTGATCGGCTGGACCGGCGATAACGGCGATCCGGACAACTGGCTCGGCACGCTGCTCGGCTGCGACGCGGTGAACGGCAGCAACTTCGGCAAGTGGTGCTACAAGCCGTTCGACGACCTGGTCAAGAAGGGCCGCGAAACGCCGGATCAGGCGCAACGCACGCAGATCTACCAGCAAGCGCAGCAGATCTGGGCGCAGCAGCTGCCGTTCTCGCCGATCGCGCACTCGACCGTCTATCAGCCGGTCAGCAAGAAGGTGATCGACATGAAGATCGAACCGCTCGGGTATCTGCGTTTCGACGGTGTCGGGGTGAAGTAA
- the metF gene encoding methylenetetrahydrofolate reductase [NAD(P)H] — MKPIEISFEFFPPKTQEGIDKLRATRKELALLKPKFVSVTFGAGGSTQQGTLDTVLDMAADGLEAAPHLSCIGSSKESLRAILNQYRSNGIRHIVALRGDLPSGMGAVGELRYASELVSFIRAEHGDWFWIEVAGYPEYHPQSRSPKHDLENFARKVKAGANSAITQYFFNADAYFRFVDDARKLGVDVPIVPGIMPITNYSQLMRFSEMCGAEVPRWVARRLESFGDDREAIRAFGLDVVTGLCQRLVDQGVPGIHFYTLNAATATKAICERLGV; from the coding sequence ATGAAACCGATCGAAATTTCATTCGAGTTCTTCCCGCCGAAAACGCAGGAAGGCATCGATAAGCTGCGAGCCACGCGCAAGGAGCTCGCGCTCTTGAAGCCCAAGTTCGTGTCCGTCACGTTCGGCGCGGGCGGCTCGACGCAGCAAGGCACGCTCGATACCGTCCTCGACATGGCCGCCGACGGCCTCGAAGCGGCGCCGCATCTGTCGTGCATCGGCTCGTCGAAGGAGAGCTTGCGCGCGATTCTCAACCAGTACCGCTCGAACGGCATCCGCCATATCGTGGCGCTGCGCGGCGACCTGCCCTCGGGCATGGGCGCAGTCGGCGAGCTGCGCTATGCGTCGGAGCTCGTGAGCTTCATTCGCGCCGAACACGGCGACTGGTTCTGGATCGAAGTGGCGGGCTATCCGGAATACCATCCGCAGTCGCGTTCGCCGAAGCACGATCTCGAGAACTTCGCGCGCAAGGTGAAGGCCGGCGCGAATTCGGCGATCACGCAGTATTTCTTCAACGCGGACGCGTACTTCCGCTTCGTGGACGACGCCAGGAAGCTCGGCGTCGACGTGCCGATCGTGCCGGGCATCATGCCGATCACGAACTACTCGCAACTCATGCGCTTCTCGGAGATGTGCGGGGCGGAAGTGCCGCGCTGGGTCGCGCGCCGCCTCGAGAGCTTCGGCGACGATCGGGAAGCGATTCGCGCCTTCGGGCTCGATGTCGTGACCGGACTGTGCCAGCGGCTCGTCGACCAGGGTGTGCCGGGCATCCATTTCTATACGCTCAACGCCGCAACGGCCACCAAGGCGATTTGCGAGCGGCTCGGCGTTTGA
- a CDS encoding phage holin family protein, with protein sequence MIWLLTWVINALALLIITYLVPSIHIRSFGTALIIALVLGLINAIIRPVLILLTLPVTIVTLGLFILVINALCFWLCASLLKGFEVSGFWAAFFGSILYSIVSWLLSALIFGNRNLV encoded by the coding sequence ATGATTTGGCTGCTAACCTGGGTGATCAACGCGCTCGCGCTCTTGATCATCACGTACCTCGTGCCGTCGATCCACATCCGCAGCTTCGGCACGGCGCTCATCATCGCGCTCGTGCTCGGGCTCATCAATGCGATCATCCGGCCGGTCCTGATCCTGCTGACGCTGCCCGTTACGATCGTCACGCTCGGCCTCTTCATCCTGGTGATCAACGCGCTGTGCTTCTGGCTGTGCGCGTCGCTCTTGAAGGGCTTCGAGGTATCGGGTTTCTGGGCGGCGTTCTTCGGCTCGATTCTGTACAGCATCGTGTCGTGGCTGCTGTCCGCGCTGATCTTCGGTAATCGCAACCTCGTCTGA